In Chitinophaga sp. HK235, a single window of DNA contains:
- a CDS encoding histidine kinase translates to MRHNKPYRYFIHLAVWMALILLYAYPMIKLNFRSAFGLKLVLVQQVLYGFINFQLFFLLAFVLLPEPIRRRQPVQAIVRVFTAIFAFALIKYAIGYFFFPDQVLVKLYSFIGKKNQYMSFFNYFLLATKTGLGVAILAYSYRLLLQRQHTGPQDRLLASAAEAARIRYIRMQENSRLLLHNLQQLTPILEDEQRRDKEGVKAILLLSDLLRYMLYDKALEKERVSLWKELLNFERYVELRNLCNPGQQLELSIIGETQQGTLEALLLQHATEAALQQLKDTSGPLVVHVQIQQDTLTLSLQSFYTIHANHQIKLYPDYV, encoded by the coding sequence ATGCGACACAATAAACCATACCGGTATTTTATTCACCTCGCTGTCTGGATGGCATTAATATTACTCTATGCCTACCCGATGATCAAGCTCAATTTCCGCTCTGCCTTCGGATTGAAGCTGGTACTGGTACAGCAGGTCCTGTATGGCTTTATCAACTTCCAGTTGTTTTTCCTGCTGGCGTTTGTGCTACTCCCCGAACCAATCAGGCGGCGACAGCCGGTACAAGCCATAGTGCGGGTTTTCACAGCTATATTTGCATTTGCGCTGATTAAATATGCCATCGGTTATTTTTTCTTTCCCGACCAGGTGCTGGTAAAACTTTACTCCTTTATAGGAAAGAAAAACCAGTACATGAGTTTTTTCAACTACTTCCTGCTGGCCACCAAAACCGGTCTGGGCGTGGCTATCCTGGCCTATAGCTATAGGCTGTTATTACAAAGGCAACACACAGGGCCACAGGACCGTCTGCTGGCCAGCGCCGCAGAAGCCGCACGGATACGTTATATACGCATGCAGGAGAATTCACGCCTCTTGCTGCACAATCTGCAACAACTCACTCCTATCCTGGAAGATGAGCAACGACGCGACAAAGAAGGCGTGAAAGCCATTCTCCTGTTATCTGATCTCCTGCGGTATATGTTGTACGATAAAGCACTGGAAAAAGAAAGGGTCAGCCTCTGGAAAGAACTGCTCAATTTTGAACGGTACGTAGAATTGCGTAACCTGTGTAATCCAGGCCAGCAGCTGGAATTGTCTATCATCGGAGAAACACAGCAGGGCACACTCGAAGCATTACTGCTGCAACATGCTACTGAAGCAGCCCTTCAACAACTCAAAGATACCAGCGGACCTTTAGTCGTCCACGTCCAGATACAGCAAGACACTTTAACACTCTCGCTGCAATCTTTTTATACCATCCATGCAAATCATCAGATAAAATTATATCCCGACTATGTATAG
- a CDS encoding TlpA disulfide reductase family protein — protein MRKVCKTGVALALMVAPVVLKAQQNKPVKSITVQGKVEFTDPKAEKQMVWLSKDNFKGKPVVVDSAIVGKDNTFAFKIKQDHQGVYIINAMNWDRATFWSDADVKVEMRGYDTARYKVKIPHYNYVDGSYDNNFINLSVLNNELSYRRLIDEYNMEYYAKKATDTTWYGYMKNTKRYNPMREDGKQREEVLIRAYNDRPVMVYALRGMASTENTAQYEKAMKMLETLIARYPWLTEAQQLKQTILTNRAQAMKLKTGEPMPAVKYPSAQGSLEGLEKYKGKYLLVDFWASWCGPCRQAIPKVKELYTAYKDKGFEVVSISIDTDKNAWKKAMADEKMPWEQLLSDNKDKTMEQFQFSGIPTMYLVDREGKIVERFTGYTEEAEAKVKAAISQGTKAASVKSTTSVPMTGF, from the coding sequence ATGAGAAAAGTATGCAAAACAGGTGTGGCCTTAGCCCTGATGGTTGCCCCGGTAGTGCTGAAAGCACAGCAGAATAAACCGGTAAAATCCATTACTGTACAGGGAAAGGTAGAGTTCACCGATCCTAAAGCCGAAAAACAAATGGTATGGCTCTCCAAAGACAACTTTAAAGGAAAGCCTGTGGTGGTGGACTCGGCTATTGTCGGCAAAGACAACACTTTTGCCTTTAAAATAAAACAAGACCACCAGGGTGTATATATCATCAACGCTATGAACTGGGACAGGGCTACCTTCTGGAGCGATGCCGATGTGAAAGTAGAAATGAGAGGTTATGATACCGCCCGTTATAAAGTGAAAATACCACATTACAACTATGTGGATGGATCTTACGATAACAACTTCATCAATCTGTCTGTACTCAATAATGAATTGTCTTACCGTCGTCTGATAGATGAGTACAACATGGAGTATTATGCCAAAAAAGCAACAGATACTACCTGGTACGGATATATGAAAAATACAAAGCGCTATAACCCCATGCGGGAAGATGGAAAGCAGCGGGAAGAAGTACTGATACGTGCCTACAACGACCGCCCGGTAATGGTATATGCACTCCGTGGTATGGCCAGCACAGAAAATACAGCCCAGTATGAGAAAGCGATGAAGATGCTGGAAACGCTGATTGCCCGCTATCCCTGGCTCACAGAAGCACAGCAGCTGAAGCAGACCATCCTCACCAACAGGGCACAGGCCATGAAACTGAAAACCGGAGAGCCGATGCCTGCTGTTAAATACCCGAGCGCACAGGGTTCTCTGGAAGGTTTGGAAAAATACAAAGGCAAATATCTGCTAGTGGATTTCTGGGCCAGCTGGTGTGGTCCCTGCCGCCAGGCCATCCCTAAAGTAAAAGAACTGTACACCGCCTATAAAGACAAAGGTTTTGAAGTGGTGAGCATCTCGATTGATACAGATAAAAATGCCTGGAAAAAAGCTATGGCCGATGAAAAGATGCCATGGGAACAACTACTGAGTGATAACAAAGATAAAACCATGGAGCAGTTTCAGTTTTCCGGTATCCCTACCATGTATCTGGTAGATAGAGAAGGTAAGATCGTAGAACGTTTTACCGGTTACACAGAAGAGGCAGAAGCAAAAGTAAAAGCTGCGATTTCTCAGGGCACGAAAGCCGCATCCGTTAAAAGCACCACGTCTGTTCCAATGACAGGCTTCTAA
- a CDS encoding DUF3175 domain-containing protein, which produces MKTKKKDTQSGRWSAAVTSTSNALDLEEGVFTSDNPAAIAASLKRSALRSNRRKGTPFQSAMSMLNFYINRAGKNLPEKQRQVLEAAKGKLREAFGKA; this is translated from the coding sequence ATGAAAACAAAGAAAAAGGATACGCAGTCCGGGAGATGGTCTGCAGCGGTGACAAGCACCAGCAACGCCCTGGACCTGGAAGAAGGGGTATTTACTTCTGATAACCCTGCGGCGATCGCAGCCTCACTAAAACGTTCTGCCTTGCGCAGTAACCGGCGCAAGGGCACTCCTTTCCAATCTGCTATGTCTATGTTAAATTTTTATATCAATAGGGCGGGTAAAAATCTTCCCGAAAAACAGCGACAGGTGCTGGAAGCCGCGAAGGGTAAGCTAAGGGAAGCTTTCGGTAAAGCCTGA
- a CDS encoding LytTR family DNA-binding domain-containing protein translates to MGVKCIVVDDEPLAAQVLVSFIHKTPDLQLVKVFHNPMEALAFVKQEKTDLIFLDIQMQELSGLELMQLAPPGVQVVLVSAYDEYAVEGFDREAIDYLLKPVSFERFARAVQRVLAKSTVTVSQPSGTDYIFVRTDKRIVRVDVKDILFVEALRNYVAIQTPKQKILTLQNLRSFEEILAPFRFLRVHKSYIISLDKIDSIEKQRIFTGPHCVPIGDAYLKQFMEAINMPR, encoded by the coding sequence ATGGGAGTAAAGTGTATCGTGGTAGATGATGAACCGCTCGCGGCACAGGTACTGGTATCGTTTATTCATAAAACGCCGGACCTGCAGCTGGTAAAGGTTTTCCACAATCCGATGGAAGCACTCGCTTTTGTAAAGCAGGAGAAGACAGATCTTATTTTTCTGGATATACAGATGCAGGAACTGAGCGGGCTGGAGCTGATGCAGCTGGCCCCTCCGGGTGTGCAGGTGGTATTGGTATCTGCCTACGATGAATATGCCGTAGAAGGATTTGACCGGGAAGCGATCGACTATCTGCTGAAACCCGTGTCATTCGAACGGTTTGCCAGGGCTGTGCAACGGGTACTGGCCAAAAGCACAGTCACCGTTTCACAGCCTTCCGGCACCGATTATATTTTTGTGCGTACCGACAAACGTATCGTACGCGTAGATGTAAAAGACATCCTTTTTGTGGAAGCACTCCGCAATTACGTGGCCATCCAGACTCCCAAACAAAAGATACTGACCTTACAGAACCTTCGCAGCTTTGAAGAGATACTGGCGCCCTTCCGCTTTTTACGGGTACATAAATCCTATATTATCTCACTGGATAAAATCGACAGTATCGAGAAACAGCGCATTTTTACCGGTCCGCACTGTGTGCCCATCGGCGATGCCTACCTGAAACAATTCATGGAAGCGATCAATATGCCGAGATAG
- a CDS encoding alkylphosphonate utilization protein → MHAFLMSETMKLEEQLQQRSDNKCELCGAEETLKMYDVAPRSGDGPDSTILICDTCRAQIDRKAELDSKHWNCLTTAMWSEVPGVQVVAWRMLHRLKNESWAMESLDMMFLDEETLAWAQATGDHDNDDAVELHRDCNGNVLQNGDSVTLIKSLDVKGSTLNAKMGTVVKNIRLVEDNTEQIEGKIEGQLIVILTKYVRKQS, encoded by the coding sequence TTGCACGCATTTTTAATGAGCGAAACAATGAAACTGGAAGAACAATTACAGCAAAGAAGCGACAACAAATGTGAACTCTGCGGAGCAGAGGAAACCCTGAAGATGTATGATGTGGCCCCTCGTTCCGGCGATGGTCCCGACAGTACTATCCTGATCTGTGATACCTGCCGTGCGCAGATAGACCGGAAGGCAGAGCTGGACAGTAAACACTGGAACTGCCTGACCACAGCTATGTGGAGCGAAGTACCCGGCGTACAGGTGGTAGCCTGGCGTATGCTGCACCGCCTCAAAAATGAAAGCTGGGCCATGGAAAGCCTGGACATGATGTTCCTCGACGAGGAAACACTGGCCTGGGCACAGGCTACCGGTGATCATGATAATGATGACGCCGTAGAGCTGCACAGAGACTGCAATGGCAACGTATTGCAGAACGGGGACAGCGTTACCCTCATCAAATCCCTGGACGTAAAAGGCTCCACGCTGAATGCCAAAATGGGCACCGTTGTTAAAAACATACGGCTGGTGGAAGACAATACCGAACAGATAGAAGGTAAGATAGAAGGACAGCTGATCGTGATTCTCACGAAATATGTCAGAAAGCAGAGCTAA
- a CDS encoding SusC/RagA family TonB-linked outer membrane protein, whose product MSGLSAYAQQVLKGTVKDATSRQPVPGATVKVVGTAKGVTTNDKGEFEINVPANAQLQISSMGFENVMIAATLIPAGPVMMKVRMVDVKEAVVIGYGTQQKGNLTNSISTVKSTELTAEKNIASDFGKALQGRVPGVYIASREGTPGNAASIMIRGAQSVSASATNPLIVIDGLVVDGNTISINSINPQDIESVEVLKDAASAAIYGARGSTGVIIITTKKGRANSKPTLNVNMYTGMNNVPTSRHMMNTAEYTSAFNDSRNNRISDIDNKLASPGNLTIGQIKQLNDEKTMLKNQLAGLNMADRSIDWLDRIKHKNAPVNNLQASMSGGGDKNNYYISLGRYAETASMGTGKYERITGRLDVTQQVNNWLKVNGNINITQGVNKDMSNPIATAMTARPDTPEDPVFLPDGTLGYYIGIQQHPLGAMMDNKNKNKTSIYLGSLSADLQLIKELSFRSSFNATKYNGLSTSFLPPTGYQGAFNNGMFKTQGTDNFSYNFDNYFTYNKRVSKLGINATLGYTYYSNELNSFGYELYGFPKIDNITGGGAAATYGSTANIGNMNTNNKEISDAYFFRTGLDWEGKYLLNASIRRDGSSKLVKDNRYSWFPSVSAGWDMSRENFLSNVKIVNQLKLRTSYGMSGNMRPLGYFDSRNLMKATSYMGNQALMLNTLVGNPNIRWERTKQLDAGVDVALLNNRLTFTADYYNKITDGLMTNNDVSWIYGAGTMPDNIGSIRNYGIDLQLAVSSRQGTTIGWRVSTNMNINRNKILSMKDSTAVFGALVFGGPQSRSKVGQPVGSVMVFESQGVDPQTGDMIYTDRNKDGRWDSNDYISVPIALPTFTGGTTLTLSYKRFTLDALFTYVVGNKVYDYYEQTLRNYSLDYTSVMPDKFDNLANRWKKPGDVSEVPRAITGVHGAGQTADWNSKPSTQFITDASYMRLRNISLAYVVPAAVLQKAKINQVRVYASMENVFTITQYKGFDPEAVSNTGIVSTNLPNPRAAVIGIDLTF is encoded by the coding sequence ATGTCCGGTTTGTCCGCCTATGCACAACAGGTGTTAAAAGGGACGGTGAAAGATGCCACCTCCCGGCAACCGGTCCCGGGAGCGACCGTTAAAGTAGTAGGAACGGCCAAAGGTGTTACCACCAACGACAAAGGAGAATTTGAAATCAATGTACCGGCCAATGCGCAGTTACAGATCTCTTCTATGGGATTTGAAAATGTAATGATCGCCGCCACGTTGATACCTGCAGGACCGGTAATGATGAAAGTCAGAATGGTGGATGTGAAGGAAGCGGTAGTGATAGGATACGGTACCCAACAAAAAGGTAATCTGACCAACTCTATTTCCACTGTAAAAAGTACTGAACTTACTGCAGAGAAAAATATTGCCAGCGACTTCGGAAAGGCGCTGCAGGGCCGTGTTCCGGGGGTATACATCGCTTCCCGTGAAGGTACTCCCGGCAACGCGGCCAGCATCATGATACGGGGGGCGCAGTCAGTGAGTGCATCAGCTACCAACCCACTGATCGTGATCGACGGACTAGTGGTAGATGGCAACACCATCTCTATCAACAGTATCAATCCCCAGGACATCGAATCCGTGGAAGTGCTGAAAGACGCTGCATCTGCTGCGATCTACGGTGCCAGAGGATCTACCGGTGTGATCATCATCACTACCAAAAAAGGAAGGGCTAACAGCAAACCCACGCTGAATGTGAATATGTACACCGGTATGAATAATGTGCCTACTTCCCGCCACATGATGAACACCGCTGAATATACCAGTGCTTTCAACGATTCGCGTAATAACCGTATCAGTGATATTGACAACAAACTGGCTAGTCCCGGTAATCTCACCATCGGACAGATCAAACAGCTGAACGATGAAAAGACCATGCTGAAAAACCAGCTGGCAGGCCTTAACATGGCCGACCGCAGCATCGACTGGCTGGACAGAATCAAACATAAAAACGCGCCAGTGAATAATCTGCAGGCTAGCATGAGCGGCGGTGGCGATAAAAACAACTATTATATATCGCTCGGCCGCTATGCGGAAACAGCTTCCATGGGCACCGGCAAATACGAACGTATCACCGGCCGCCTCGATGTAACGCAGCAGGTGAACAACTGGCTGAAGGTGAATGGTAACATCAATATTACCCAGGGTGTCAACAAAGACATGTCCAATCCTATTGCAACAGCAATGACTGCGCGCCCTGATACGCCCGAAGATCCGGTCTTCCTGCCTGATGGTACACTGGGATATTACATCGGTATACAGCAGCATCCGCTGGGCGCTATGATGGACAATAAAAACAAAAACAAAACAAGCATATACCTGGGAAGTCTTTCCGCTGATCTTCAGTTGATAAAGGAATTATCTTTCCGCTCTTCTTTTAATGCTACCAAATACAATGGACTGAGCACCAGTTTCCTGCCTCCCACCGGATATCAGGGGGCTTTTAATAACGGCATGTTTAAAACACAGGGTACCGACAACTTCTCCTATAATTTCGATAACTACTTTACCTACAATAAAAGAGTCAGCAAGCTGGGCATCAATGCCACACTGGGTTATACCTACTATAGCAATGAACTGAACTCTTTTGGTTATGAGTTGTACGGCTTTCCAAAAATTGACAATATCACCGGCGGTGGCGCCGCTGCTACTTATGGCAGTACCGCCAATATCGGCAATATGAATACCAATAACAAGGAAATATCAGACGCTTATTTTTTCCGTACAGGTTTAGATTGGGAGGGTAAATACCTGCTGAATGCTTCCATCCGCCGCGATGGCTCTTCCAAGCTGGTGAAAGATAATCGTTACAGCTGGTTTCCTTCTGTTTCTGCCGGCTGGGATATGTCCAGAGAAAATTTTCTGAGCAATGTGAAAATTGTCAATCAGCTGAAACTGCGCACCAGTTATGGTATGAGCGGTAATATGCGTCCGCTGGGATATTTCGACTCGCGTAACCTGATGAAAGCTACTTCCTATATGGGCAATCAGGCGCTGATGCTGAATACGCTGGTGGGCAATCCCAATATCCGCTGGGAGCGTACCAAACAGCTGGATGCCGGTGTAGACGTGGCTTTGCTGAATAACCGCCTCACTTTTACTGCCGACTATTATAATAAAATCACCGACGGACTGATGACCAACAACGATGTGTCCTGGATCTATGGTGCCGGCACGATGCCCGATAACATCGGCAGCATCCGCAACTACGGCATAGATCTGCAGCTGGCTGTAAGCAGCCGCCAGGGCACGACCATTGGCTGGAGAGTGAGCACCAATATGAACATCAACCGCAACAAGATCCTGTCTATGAAAGACTCCACGGCTGTTTTCGGGGCGCTGGTGTTTGGCGGCCCTCAGTCCAGATCTAAAGTAGGACAGCCTGTTGGTTCTGTGATGGTGTTTGAATCACAGGGTGTAGATCCTCAAACGGGGGATATGATTTATACTGACCGCAACAAAGACGGCAGATGGGATTCCAACGATTATATCTCTGTACCGATTGCATTGCCCACTTTTACAGGAGGTACCACCCTCACGTTGTCGTATAAACGTTTTACACTGGATGCCCTGTTTACCTATGTGGTGGGCAACAAGGTCTATGACTATTATGAGCAGACGCTGCGCAACTACAGCCTGGATTATACCAGCGTGATGCCTGATAAATTTGATAATCTGGCCAACCGCTGGAAAAAACCGGGCGATGTGTCCGAAGTCCCCAGGGCTATTACTGGTGTGCATGGAGCAGGTCAGACAGCAGACTGGAACAGTAAACCATCCACGCAGTTTATTACCGATGCTTCGTATATGCGACTGCGTAACATCTCCCTTGCCTATGTAGTGCCGGCGGCTGTGTTGCAGAAAGCAAAAATCAACCAGGTGCGCGTATATGCTTCGATGGAAAATGTGTTTACCATCACCCAATACAAGGGTTTTGATCCGGAAGCCGTGTCCAATACCGGCATCGTTTCCACCAATCTGCCCAATCCGCGCGCTGCAGTAATCGGTATCGACCTGACCTTCTAA
- a CDS encoding RagB/SusD family nutrient uptake outer membrane protein — MKKYSLFHIAVAGITLFSSCSKNLDEVQPNTQVTFDQINRGNLPLVLNGAKLALTNNALFQIFGLQDIMSDDFQSISNVTYEGNNVPSTDNALTFAYKQPYQCIANANMAIGFAAQQPAGDSLITTNMGEAYLLRAYSYMLLTEMFGDVVIVKGGENPKAHPVRNAVSEVRQLIESDLKAAAGALPDYAGQSTTGSKQAAQLLLARLYLNTSRYDEALALANAVISSNKLKLQSNFGDIFKATVNSPEALYKVNEISTGNSPFYGLPSTFGPGKYGTVVRAGSGNTWVDSMLIKTYEASDIRRAYFLRNKGGAILDTMYFVTKFPEEVTPSYPICRYSEAFLIVAEANARKGVVDLTTYNQLRSARKASIRNNSDFADAAAFLTEIEMERRREFVGERLRWSDMQRFGKMNSWLQSFGQPASHVLLPIPSREFPINPNLTQNPDYSK; from the coding sequence ATGAAAAAATATTCTTTATTTCATATAGCCGTTGCCGGTATAACGCTTTTTTCCTCCTGCAGTAAAAATCTGGATGAGGTGCAACCTAATACACAGGTGACTTTCGACCAGATCAACCGCGGCAACCTGCCGCTGGTGCTTAATGGAGCTAAGCTGGCGCTTACCAATAATGCCCTGTTCCAGATTTTTGGATTGCAGGATATTATGAGCGATGACTTTCAGTCGATTTCCAATGTGACCTACGAAGGGAACAATGTACCTTCCACGGATAATGCACTGACTTTCGCCTACAAGCAGCCCTACCAGTGTATTGCCAATGCCAATATGGCTATCGGCTTTGCTGCACAACAGCCTGCCGGCGACAGCCTGATTACTACCAACATGGGCGAAGCCTACCTGCTGCGTGCCTATTCCTATATGTTGCTCACCGAAATGTTCGGAGATGTGGTGATTGTAAAAGGAGGCGAGAATCCCAAAGCACATCCGGTACGGAATGCGGTGAGTGAAGTGCGGCAGCTGATAGAATCCGATCTGAAAGCCGCTGCCGGCGCTCTTCCGGATTATGCGGGGCAGTCAACGACCGGTTCTAAACAAGCCGCACAGCTGCTGCTCGCCAGGCTGTACCTCAATACCAGTCGTTATGATGAAGCCCTGGCCCTGGCCAATGCTGTTATTAGCTCCAACAAGCTGAAGCTGCAGTCCAATTTTGGTGATATTTTCAAAGCTACCGTCAACAGCCCGGAGGCATTGTATAAAGTCAATGAAATATCCACCGGCAACTCTCCGTTTTACGGCCTGCCCAGCACTTTCGGACCGGGGAAATATGGAACAGTCGTGAGAGCCGGTTCTGGTAATACCTGGGTAGACAGTATGCTGATAAAAACATATGAAGCCAGTGATATACGCAGGGCTTATTTTCTGCGCAACAAAGGCGGCGCCATCCTGGACACCATGTATTTCGTGACCAAGTTTCCGGAAGAAGTAACGCCTTCCTATCCGATCTGCCGTTACAGCGAAGCATTTCTGATTGTGGCGGAAGCCAATGCCCGTAAAGGTGTGGTGGACCTGACTACGTATAACCAGCTCCGTTCGGCACGAAAAGCCAGCATCCGCAACAACAGCGATTTTGCCGACGCAGCCGCATTTCTGACAGAGATAGAAATGGAGCGCAGAAGGGAGTTTGTTGGTGAAAGGCTGCGCTGGAGCGATATGCAACGTTTTGGTAAGATGAACAGCTGGTTACAGTCTTTCGGCCAGCCTGCGTCTCATGTGCTGCTACCTATTCCCAGCAGAGAGTTTCCTATTAATCCAAATCTGACACAAAACCCGGATTACAGCAAGTAA
- a CDS encoding sensor histidine kinase: MYSIRQHIREFIWLLLGWLLLVYSSNLMTLTRFNEKSIRTVHINSGALGLLNFLLFYTCLRWIATPFFEKRHRTRLLVSVLFIIPAFTLLKYGFVKLFFAQDLLYRGHQIVNRQKVHVYTSLGEYFISGLWSNVIIVIAAFSFRLFVLWLQEEKRRAVLQQQQIQAESGFLKMQLNSHFLINSLNSIYSLALMGSPEVVRANKTLTHLLSYMVHQPSDISYRAPIGEEISYLQDFVTLQRLRTGYNEGIVFSLPAILPDKAIAPLLLVPFVENAFKHGVSNRPGRPVTITMVCDEQQLSFSVHNYISGQQRDKTGGIGLDNVRKRLQLLYPGRHQLDIRDTGEEYFINLVINW, encoded by the coding sequence ATGTATAGTATCCGTCAACATATCCGGGAATTTATTTGGTTGCTGCTGGGCTGGCTCCTGTTGGTGTATAGCAGCAATCTGATGACCCTTACCCGTTTCAACGAAAAAAGCATACGCACGGTACATATCAACAGTGGCGCACTGGGCCTGCTCAACTTCCTGCTGTTCTACACCTGCCTGCGCTGGATAGCCACACCCTTCTTTGAAAAGCGTCACCGGACGCGGCTGCTGGTGTCTGTATTGTTCATTATCCCGGCATTTACACTGCTGAAATACGGTTTCGTAAAACTCTTTTTTGCACAGGATCTTTTGTACAGAGGACATCAGATTGTCAACCGGCAGAAAGTACACGTATATACTTCCCTGGGGGAATACTTTATCAGCGGGCTCTGGAGCAATGTGATCATTGTGATCGCCGCGTTTTCCTTCCGGCTTTTTGTTTTATGGTTACAGGAAGAAAAAAGAAGAGCCGTGTTACAACAACAGCAAATACAGGCCGAATCAGGGTTTCTGAAAATGCAGCTCAACTCCCATTTTCTGATCAACAGTTTAAACAGCATCTATTCGCTGGCATTGATGGGCTCTCCGGAAGTAGTGCGGGCCAATAAAACCCTCACCCACCTGCTGTCTTATATGGTACATCAGCCTTCCGATATTTCCTACCGCGCCCCTATCGGGGAAGAAATCAGTTATCTGCAGGACTTCGTCACCCTGCAACGGTTGCGTACCGGATATAACGAAGGCATTGTTTTCAGTTTGCCCGCGATACTGCCCGACAAGGCCATCGCACCGCTGTTGCTGGTACCTTTTGTGGAAAATGCCTTCAAACACGGTGTCAGCAACCGTCCGGGCAGACCCGTGACCATCACCATGGTTTGTGATGAGCAACAACTTTCTTTCAGCGTACATAACTATATCTCCGGACAACAACGCGACAAAACCGGAGGCATAGGCCTGGACAATGTCCGGAAACGCCTGCAGCTGCTATATCCTGGCCGGCATCAGCTCGACATCCGGGATACAGGAGAAGAATATTTTATTAATTTAGTGATCAATTGGTAA
- a CDS encoding TlpA disulfide reductase family protein has product MIKKTMIVAGSLLLATTMQTIAQQKIFKVTAEVKGQDTYKLAISRLSDGKRIMDTAVAQAGDRFVFTGSVTEPVVGTLTSSHPAARFEVVKGGMFMPAPSLDFIITGGEITISANAEELYKGTVKGGKENKELDELHKLEVPLVAKEWELRRKSTGLRKDTVALKAVLAENAKVKAELVAMRKQFIEKHPKSFVSMMLLSRMNGDYEASAYEQAYNKLADTYKETYIGKYVASRISGAKATAEGAKAIGFTKIDNHGQPFTLSSLKGKYVLLDFWGSWCGPCRASHPHLKALYEKYKDKGLEIVSIAEEKSDDIETAKKDWLRAIASDGMTWIQVLNNYDKKESNMVMAYGINGFPTKILLDKEGKVLFKHVGDGGDELDQKLKSVFGL; this is encoded by the coding sequence ATGATAAAAAAAACAATGATTGTAGCCGGCAGTTTACTGCTGGCTACAACAATGCAGACAATCGCCCAGCAGAAAATATTTAAGGTAACCGCTGAAGTGAAAGGTCAGGATACTTATAAACTGGCCATCAGCCGCCTGTCGGATGGTAAGCGGATAATGGATACGGCTGTCGCTCAGGCGGGAGACCGTTTTGTTTTTACCGGCAGCGTAACAGAGCCGGTAGTGGGCACACTGACTTCTTCTCATCCGGCTGCCAGATTTGAGGTGGTTAAAGGAGGTATGTTTATGCCTGCTCCTTCACTGGATTTTATTATCACCGGTGGAGAAATCACTATCTCCGCCAATGCAGAAGAACTTTATAAAGGCACAGTAAAAGGTGGTAAAGAAAATAAAGAGCTGGATGAGCTGCATAAGCTGGAAGTACCGCTGGTAGCCAAAGAATGGGAGTTACGGAGAAAATCGACAGGCCTGCGTAAAGACACAGTGGCACTTAAAGCGGTATTGGCAGAGAATGCCAAAGTAAAAGCGGAGCTGGTAGCTATGCGCAAACAGTTTATCGAAAAGCATCCTAAATCATTTGTCAGCATGATGCTGCTCAGCCGGATGAATGGTGATTATGAGGCCTCTGCTTATGAGCAGGCTTACAATAAACTGGCGGATACCTATAAAGAAACTTATATCGGCAAATACGTAGCTTCCCGTATCTCCGGTGCCAAAGCTACAGCCGAAGGCGCCAAAGCGATCGGTTTTACAAAAATAGACAATCACGGTCAGCCGTTCACGTTATCCTCCCTCAAAGGCAAATATGTGCTGCTGGATTTCTGGGGCAGCTGGTGCGGGCCTTGCAGGGCCAGCCATCCTCACCTGAAAGCGTTGTATGAAAAATACAAAGACAAAGGACTGGAAATAGTAAGCATCGCTGAAGAAAAATCAGATGATATCGAAACAGCCAAAAAAGACTGGTTAAGGGCGATCGCATCAGATGGCATGACCTGGATACAGGTGCTCAACAACTACGACAAAAAAGAGTCCAACATGGTGATGGCCTACGGTATCAACGGTTTCCCCACCAAGATACTACTCGACAAAGAAGGCAAAGTATTGTTCAAACACGTTGGTGACGGCGGGGATGAACTCGATCAGAAACTAAAATCGGTGTTTGGTTTGTAG